TCTTAAAACAATGTTTTGTTCAGCATCAAACGAATAGAGCTTCGAAATGCCATTTCTTCGATACATAGCAATTTGATCTGTCATCTGTGGACCGCCCATCGAAATGTATGCGCACCTGTCCACCTGTGTGCTTGAGAGAGTTCGGCCAACCAATTCAACGAAAAGTTCTCGATCAACATGCTTGTTCGGTCGGATTGAATAGTTGCTTGGCATCAATCAATCACCCTGAGTTTTCGGGCCAGATCGGTCCATACTTGCTCGCCAACTACCCCTGGCTTTTCACTTGGGCTGAGACCAAGCAGCTCTGCAACACGTTCGATTTCCGATTTATCTCGTGTAAAAGCTATTCTACCAATCGGGTTCCTTTGTTCTATGGTCGGTAAGGTCGCAGTGACTTTCTTAGCAGCACCTTTGGAGTTTCGGACTACGCGAGCAGATGATCTAAGTGTGTTAGTTACTTGAGAAATTGAATACTTTTGGGCTGAATCAATAACCGCATCGGTGGTTTCTTCACGTCCTTTTGCCTTGTTTGTATAGTCCGTAAAAATCTTGATGCCTTCCATGACTGCATTGAGGCCAACGACGTAAGTACCATCATCCAAATCAAGCGCGCCTTTTGTAGTTGAAACAGGAAGTGTTCGCGCATCGTCTGATTCAAAGATAATAATTCCCGCAATAGAACGAAATTGAGGGTGGTATCTAGGAACAGCCCCCATCCCCCAACCTGTAACAGCAGAAGTATCTGCGTATTTAATTACTCGATCATTGCACACGACGGTAATTCCGGCTCTTAGGCCACCAGTTTCCAAGCCATCATTTGAGGTTATTGCCTCTTCGCGCTCATCTTCTTTTGTTAGTTTTCGGAACAAACCCACGATAACTCTAACCGATACATCGCCAGACGTTGCCTCATAGTAAAAGGGTGACACATTCCGCTCATCAAACCGAAACTCAATCGGTAGCGCTGGAATCCGCTTGCCGTTTACGATGATCGAAAATCCCTTCTCGATGACGTAAGCGTAGTAGCGCGAAATTGTTCGAACGAGGTCATCGAAAAAGCTCTTGGATGAGAATGTTCTCGAAATATTTGGCCATAACTCATTTGCAACGATGGTCACACCGTGCCCATCTCTCACTGGAGCTGTCTCGTCCAAATCAAGCGTCCAACTAGGATTTCCCGGGTCCATCCAAGCTCTATCGTAATGGACACGAGTGGTAGCTGAGGTGCTTCTGGAAATCACAGTAGAATCAGCACCGATTTTGAAAATGGATCGCTTCATACCGATGCCATACATTCCAATAGTCGGCTTGTCGTTGTCGATGCTGGGATCGTCTCTTCCGAGCTTCAAAGCCGCTTCGATACGATCCGCTGGTATTCCACCGCAATTATCCTTGATTTCAAAGCTGTCAGCCGAAAAACTGAGTTCACAAAAAAGGTCTTGGTAGGGTGCCGGATGGTTAAGACGTATTTTGTCGATCCTTTGGCGAATCGCTCCATCCAAACTGTTGTCAATCAAATCAAGCACAGCATGCTCAAGGCTAATGTCCCTCGGCAGCATTTCTACAAAAAACCGCTTGGATGGTCCCGCCTCGATTGTTCTTATTGTCATTTGAGCGCCCTCAGATTTCGTTTAAAAAAATTCTGCTGTTTAGCTGGTTGACTTGTCGATTTCCGATCGACAGGCCCGACTCCATGATGTAATGGTTGAACATGGTAACTGTAATTGATCTATTTTCTGGCTGCGGTGGCCTCTCACTTGGTGCTGCACGTGCGGGCCTTCCTCCAAAAATCGCTATTGAATTAGATGGCCATGCCGCTGCCGCTCACTCAAAGAATTTCCCAAAATGCAAAACCGCCAAACTTGACCTATCGAGAGTTGATCCCCGTTCACTCAGCTCCCTCTATAAGGGTAGGCCTGACCTTGTGATCGGGGGCCCCCCTTGTCAAGGCTTTAGCTACATTGGCAAACGAAATCAAAGCGATCCAAGAAACGATTTACTAGATCGCTTCTTTCAGATTGTCGCCGAACTACAACCACGCGCATTCATGATGGAGAATGTACCAGGGTTGCTTGATCGCTCCAGTATTCAGATGCTTGAACGAGCTTTGGACCGAGTAGCCACTGAATACACCATTCTTCCTCCAACCATTCTGGATGCTGCCGATTTCGGAGCTGCCACTCACAGAAAACGTGTAATTGTAATTGGCTATGACCCGCTCGATGTAGACAACCTATCCTTTGAACAAGTCAACAAACATCGATCCCTACCAGCAACTGTATGGCAGGCTCTTGAAGGACTTCCCGAACCCGGAGATAAGGACATCGCCAATGTCGGGTTTTTTGAGTCACCTTACATTAGCCTAGTGAACCGCAGATCCAAAAATTTGGGTGATCGCGCGAAACTTGAGGCTTTTAATAACGGTCAAGTCAGCGGCTTTGTAGCAACGCAACATTCAGAAGAAGTGCAACGACGGTTTGCAAAAACTGCTCAAGGAAAAACGGAAAAAACGAGTCGCTTCTTTCGCCTCGACCCCAATGAACCAGCGCGAACACTTCGCGCTGGAACCGGGGCAGATCGCGGGTCTTTTCAGTCAGCCCGCCCTATTCACTACAAATCCCCCCGCGTTATTTCGGTACGCGAGGCTGCAAGAATTCAAGGTTTCCCCGATTGGTTTGATTTCCATCCTACCAAGTGGCACGCGCACAGGATGATTGGGAATAGCGTGAACCCACTGTTCTCCGAAGCCATTCTGAAAGCAATATCAATCGCCTTGGGGGTTTCCAGGACTGAGATAGAACAATCTGACGATCAACAATTGGCAGTCATGGCAAATTGAATCGTTCAGTATGTTTGAACTCAATTTCACAAACTCCTCCCCGCCGACGCCAGCCTGATATGGCTCTGCGTCTCCGCCACTTCCGGCAGAGCCCTTATCTCGTCCAGCGTCCTGTCCAGCAGTTTCAGCGAGCGCACACGCAGCTCCGCGACCAGATCGAACGCGCCGCTGAGCGTGTGGATGTCGGTGATCGCCTCGATGCGGCGGAGCGCGGCCTGGGTGGCGCGGCCGTCGTCGGCGGTGAGGCGGATCAGGGTGAAGGCGCTGATCTGGTGGTCCTCGTCCGAAGGGCCGAGCTCGACCGTGAAGCGGTGGATCACCTTCTGGTGCTGGAGCCGGTCGATCCGGTTCTGCACCGTGCCGCGCGAAACACCAAGCTTTTCAGCCAGGTCCGTCGCCGACATGCGGGCATCGCGCGTCAGAAGGTGAAGCAAACGGTGGTCGAGATCGTCCATATGGTTTCCTGAAAGCCGGGTTTGTGGGCCACACCAAGTCTGACAAAATGTCAGAAAACTAGCTTTTTGAAAAGTTTTTTGCCGTTTTGTTTGGCATCAAATCAGCTCCTAATAGGCCCAACGGGCGTTTTCGGCCCGCGCTTCGGCGCGGGTGGAAACCCGCCGTCAGGGGAACAATCGGGCAAGGGCAGCTCCGAAGAAGGGCGCCTTTCGCCAGGGAGCAGAGACATGAAAAAAATCGCGGTACTGGGTCTGGGCAAGGTGGGGGCGCTGGCGGCGCGGCTTCTTCATGACAGCGGCTTTGAGGTCATCGCCTATGACCAGCACGCCCCGCGCGAGGAAATGCCGTTTGACATTCGCTCGGCAGACCTGAAGGCCTATGACAGCCTGGAAAAGATCGTCGCGGATGTCGACGCGATCCTCTCCTGCCTGCCCTACCAGCTCAATGTCGGCGTTGCGACCGCCGCCCATGCCGCCGGCATTCACTATTTCGACCTGACCGAAGACGTGCCGACCACCAAGGCGATCATCGAGATGAGCGAAACCGCCAAGGGCCTGATGGCGCCGCAATGCGGTCTCGCGCCGGGCTTTGTCGGCATTGTCGGCGCCAAGCAGATCGGCGACTTTGATGATTGCCGCTCCTGCCGCATGCGTGTCGGCGCGCTGCCGCAGAATCCGACCGGGCTGATGGGCTATGCCTTCAACTGGTCACCGGACGGTGTCGTCAACGAGTATCTCAACGATTGCGAAGTGATCGAGGATGGCGTGCGTAAATGGGTCTCGCCGATGGAATGGCTGGAAACCATCTATATCGACGGCATGAAGCTGGAAGCCTTCACCACCTCCGGCGGCCTCGGCACCATGTGCGAGACCTATCTCGGCAAGGTCGCCAATATCGACTACAAGACCATGCGCTACCCGGGCCATGCGGAGCTGATGAATTTCTTCTTCCACGAACTCCTGATGCGCGAACGGCGCCAGGAAGCCGGCGAGATCCTGGTCCATGCCAAACCGCCCACCGACAATGATGTTGTTTATGTGCATGTGGCCTCGGAGGGCACGATTGACGGCCGGCCGCGCCGCGAGGAATTCGTGCGCGCCTATAAACCCCTCGAGATCGGCGGCAAGATGCGCACGGCGATTGCCTGGACGACCTCTGCCTCCGTCGTGGCCGTCATTGAAATGGTGCGCGACGGCAAACTGCCGGACCACGGTTTCCTGCGCCAGGAAGACATCCCGCTGGAGGCGTTCTTGAAGACACGCACGGGCTCGCTTTACGCGGCAGGGTAAGCCTCTCTACCGGCCGGAAAGCAAGACCACTCCCTGGCACCCCGGACAGGCAAAACGCAGATCCGGGGCCGGTTCGCCGCAACGGCCCCGATCAAAAAAAGAAGCCGGCGATGACTGGATCCCGGTCCTGGCTGCGCCAAACCGGGATGACAATGGTGGGTGGCGGCACACTTGTTGTCCTTCCCTTGGGCTCAGACCACCGGATCAACCACCAGTAGAAGCCTTGCGCCGATGTCCTTCGGCACGGCGGGCGAGCGGTGCAGGAGGCCGGTGCTGTCCGCATCCGGCCAGAGCCGCCCCCGAAAGAGCGCGACAGCCCCGGTGCGGACCTGACGGATCCGGCCGGGATCGCCTTCCGCAACCGTCCTTCTGACAATCAGCAACAGTCTGAAGAAGCATTCGCCGTTATGGGCAAACGGGCGAAGTGTCTCCAATGGCATGTTTTTCGAAAAGTGCCTTGGCAGCGGTCTGAATTGCCGCATCGCTTGAATTCGACAGGTCCGGAATATCACCGGCGGTACCAGGAAAAACGATGTATTCGACTGTTCCAGCCCCCAAGGCCAGACCAATGACTTTGCGATACGTCGAAGGCAGTGGCTTGCCTCGCAGCCGCGCCGCAAGATTGACCGTGGCCTCACCAACCTTGCTGTCATTGGTGTCGCCAACAATTGCTCCAACCCAGTCGCCTGACGATTTGAGCCGCACAATGGCCAGATCGTGCTGACCGACACCATTGTCAGCCATGATGCCGGTCCGCGGGACCACGATTGCAGGGATTTTCAAGGCATCCAGCCATTTTTCCGGCTTGCAGTCGCCATAAGTGCCGCCTGGCAGCATTTTTGCCACTTGAGAAACATAAAACCCGTCCTTTTCACAAGGGACGCCGCGTA
This genomic interval from Labrenzia sp. VG12 contains the following:
- a CDS encoding glycoside hydrolase family 75 protein produces the protein MKNLKKSALAFTLALTFAADAVARECQYLGTIGQGGESAKVYKSDGDVLSFVGDMDVNTDGALSSYGIEDLGYKNANDKLDTNSSLNVICNGANIRKPNGELLYGTSRCYDLIREFKRIRKEGWLKPNENFVFFYGIEVSKKTYVEKPDGKKILRGVPCEKDGFYVSQVAKMLPGGTYGDCKPEKWLDALKIPAIVVPRTGIMADNGVGQHDLAIVRLKSSGDWVGAIVGDTNDSKVGEATVNLAARLRGKPLPSTYRKVIGLALGAGTVEYIVFPGTAGDIPDLSNSSDAAIQTAAKALFEKHAIGDTSPVCP
- a CDS encoding saccharopine dehydrogenase family protein, whose product is MKKIAVLGLGKVGALAARLLHDSGFEVIAYDQHAPREEMPFDIRSADLKAYDSLEKIVADVDAILSCLPYQLNVGVATAAHAAGIHYFDLTEDVPTTKAIIEMSETAKGLMAPQCGLAPGFVGIVGAKQIGDFDDCRSCRMRVGALPQNPTGLMGYAFNWSPDGVVNEYLNDCEVIEDGVRKWVSPMEWLETIYIDGMKLEAFTTSGGLGTMCETYLGKVANIDYKTMRYPGHAELMNFFFHELLMRERRQEAGEILVHAKPPTDNDVVYVHVASEGTIDGRPRREEFVRAYKPLEIGGKMRTAIAWTTSASVVAVIEMVRDGKLPDHGFLRQEDIPLEAFLKTRTGSLYAAG
- a CDS encoding DUF1826 domain-containing protein, which encodes METLRPFAHNGECFFRLLLIVRRTVAEGDPGRIRQVRTGAVALFRGRLWPDADSTGLLHRSPAVPKDIGARLLLVVDPVV
- a CDS encoding ATP-binding protein, whose translation is MTIRTIEAGPSKRFFVEMLPRDISLEHAVLDLIDNSLDGAIRQRIDKIRLNHPAPYQDLFCELSFSADSFEIKDNCGGIPADRIEAALKLGRDDPSIDNDKPTIGMYGIGMKRSIFKIGADSTVISRSTSATTRVHYDRAWMDPGNPSWTLDLDETAPVRDGHGVTIVANELWPNISRTFSSKSFFDDLVRTISRYYAYVIEKGFSIIVNGKRIPALPIEFRFDERNVSPFYYEATSGDVSVRVIVGLFRKLTKEDEREEAITSNDGLETGGLRAGITVVCNDRVIKYADTSAVTGWGMGAVPRYHPQFRSIAGIIIFESDDARTLPVSTTKGALDLDDGTYVVGLNAVMEGIKIFTDYTNKAKGREETTDAVIDSAQKYSISQVTNTLRSSARVVRNSKGAAKKVTATLPTIEQRNPIGRIAFTRDKSEIERVAELLGLSPSEKPGVVGEQVWTDLARKLRVID
- a CDS encoding DNA cytosine methyltransferase, whose amino-acid sequence is MVTVIDLFSGCGGLSLGAARAGLPPKIAIELDGHAAAAHSKNFPKCKTAKLDLSRVDPRSLSSLYKGRPDLVIGGPPCQGFSYIGKRNQSDPRNDLLDRFFQIVAELQPRAFMMENVPGLLDRSSIQMLERALDRVATEYTILPPTILDAADFGAATHRKRVIVIGYDPLDVDNLSFEQVNKHRSLPATVWQALEGLPEPGDKDIANVGFFESPYISLVNRRSKNLGDRAKLEAFNNGQVSGFVATQHSEEVQRRFAKTAQGKTEKTSRFFRLDPNEPARTLRAGTGADRGSFQSARPIHYKSPRVISVREAARIQGFPDWFDFHPTKWHAHRMIGNSVNPLFSEAILKAISIALGVSRTEIEQSDDQQLAVMAN
- a CDS encoding Lrp/AsnC family transcriptional regulator, which translates into the protein MDDLDHRLLHLLTRDARMSATDLAEKLGVSRGTVQNRIDRLQHQKVIHRFTVELGPSDEDHQISAFTLIRLTADDGRATQAALRRIEAITDIHTLSGAFDLVAELRVRSLKLLDRTLDEIRALPEVAETQSHIRLASAGRSL